CGCCGAGCTGTTCGAAAAGGGCGAGGATCTCGCCGGCGAGCTCGAGCCGATGCACGCCATCCTCGTCCCCGGTGGGTTCGGCGAGCGCGGGAGCGAGGGCAAGATCGCCTCGGTCAAATTCGCCCGCGAGCGCGGCGTCCCCTTCTTCGGCATCTGCCTCGGCATGCAGATGGCTTGCATCGAGGGTGCCCGCAACACCGCCGGCATTGCTGAAGCCTCCACCACCGAATTCGGCGACACGCCCGAGCCGGTGGTCGGCCTGATCACCGAATGGATGAGCCCCGAAGGCCTCCAGGCGCGCGCCGCCGGGGGTGACCTTGGCGGGACCATGCGGCTCGGCGCCTATGACGCGACGCTCGGCGGCAACAGCCGCGTCGCGCAGGTCTACGGCACCACCCACATCTCCGAGCGCCACCGCCACCGCTACGAGGTCAATTCGGCCTACATGCCCGCGCTCGAGAAGGGCGGACTGGTGTTCAGCGGCATGTCGCCCGACGGTCGCCTGCCCGAGATCGTCGAGCGGCCCGACCATCCGTGGTTCATCGGCGTCCAGTTCCATCCCGAGCTCAAGAGCCGGCCGTTCGCGCCACATCCGCTCTTCGCCAGCTTCATCGAAGCGGCGGTGAAGCAATCGCGGCTGTTCTGACGCACGGTTCGCTTGGCCTGAGCGCCCGTCGAACATTTCGTTAAGTTAACGGAACATCCCTTCGCAGCGGCGATTGTCCCGCCATCTGCAAGAGAAGGGTTAACCATGCTCGCGATTATCGCCGCCATTCTGATCATCCTCTGGCTCGCCGGGTTCCTCGTGTTCCACGTCACCAGCGGCCTCATCCACATCCTCCTCATCGTCGGCATCATCGTGCTCGTGCTGCACTTCGTGCGCGGTCGTTCGGCGGTCTAACCGGCATTGCCAGCGGGTCGCTCAGTCGCCAAATGGGCGGCATGAGCGACACCGTTTCCAGCCGCATGATCGTCCTGGGGTCAGGCCCCGCCGGCCTGACCGCGGCCATTTATGCCGCCCGCGCCGGGCTCCAGCCGATCGTCATCCAGGGCATCCAGCCCGGCGGCCAGCTGACGACTACCACCGACGTCGAGAATTATCCCGGCTTCCGCGAGGTGATTCAGGGCCCGTGGCTGGTTGAAGAGATGCAGGCCCAGGCCGAGCACGTCGGCACGCGCATGGTATGGGACCATATCGACAGCGTCGAGCTGTCTGCCCCGCCCTTCCGGCTCAAGGGCGACAGCGGGACCACCTACACCTGCGATACGCTGGTGATTGCGACCGGCGCGCAGGCCAAATGGCTCGGCCTGCCGACCGAAGAGCATATGAAGGGCAAGGGCGCGAGCGCCTGCGCGACCTGCGACGGCTTCTTCTATCGCGGCAAGAAGGTGGCGGTGATCGGCGGTGGCAACACCGCGGTCGAGGAAGCGCTCTACCTCACCAACCACAGCCATGACGTCACCCTGATCCACCGCCGCGATTCGCTTCGAGCGGAGAAGATCCTGCAGGATCGGTTGTTCGCCAATCCGCACATCAAAATCATCTGGAATCATGAGGTCGAGGAATTCCTCTCGGGCGGCGAGCCCGAAGCGCTGGTCGGTCTCCGTCTCAAGGATCGCCTCACCGGCGCGACCCAGGACCTGACCGTCGACGGCGCCTTCGTTGCCATCGGCCACAAGCCCGCGACCGAGCTCTTCGTCGGCAAGCTCGATCTCGACGAGGACGGCTATCTCGCCGTCGAAACCGGCTCGACCCGCACCAGCGTCCCCGGCGTGTTCGCCTGCGGCGACGTGATGGACAAAATCTACCGTCAGGCGGTCACCGCTGCCGGCACCGGCTGCATGGCCGCGCTCGACGCCGAGAAATATCTCGCCGCGCAGGAATATCAGGCGCTCGCCGCAGAGTAATTCGCGGCGCGAAGGTCAGGCGGGCAGTGGCGGGCTCGCGGTCGCACCGACCTGCTCCGGTCGTGCCGACAGGATCGCGGCCAATCGTTCGGCGCAGCGCGTGAGGAGGGCGACGGTCTCCGTCCCGCTCAGAACGCGCTCCTCGGGATCGATCGCGCACAGCGTGCCATAGAATTGCCCATCCGCGAGGACGACCGGCACCGACGCATAGCTTTCGAAGCCGAACAGCATCGGGACGGGGTGGGTCCGCCAATCGGGATCGTCGGCAACCCGGTCGATGATGATCGCCTGCCCGCACTCGCGAATATTGTCGCAGATGGTCTTTTTGACGTCGAGCTCGTCACCCGGATTGAGGCCGAAGTCGATCCGGTCGAGCACCTGCGCCGCGACCCACCGCGTTTCCGTCACGCCTGCGACAGCGATGAAGCCCATGCGGGTGGCGTGGCAGACCTCGAGCAGGATCGCCTCGATTTCAGGATCGTCGCCATCCCGTGCGACCAGCTTGGCGAACTCGTCTTTCACCGTCGAACTTATGTCGACTTTTCGAAGCTTGGCAACCGCGCCGGATCGGCGTGGCGAGATGGCGAAACGGCGGTCGGTCAATAGCCTGAAATGACGATCCACGACGCCTCGTGGATCACCAGCACCGCGAAGAGCGCCACCTGCAACCACCGCCGGCGGGAAAGCGCGAGCCCGGCGCTCAGCACGACCGGCGCGATGAACACCTCCGCGAGGCGCGGGCTGACGTAGCCGTTTAACGTAAAGCCGAAATAGAAACCATGAGCGCCCCACATCACCGAATAGAGAAGGAACAGCGTCCACAGATAACGACTGTTCTCGCGCTGAAATGCTCGCAGGTCGATCGCGCCGGGCTTCAGATCGTCCGCGTCTGGCAGCGCCGAGGCGACGATGAGAAACAGCAGGAAGTTCTCGATCAGCAGGCCGAGGAAGAAGAACAGCGAGGTGACCCCGGCCATCTCGCGGATCGACCAGACTTGGTACCAGTAGCGGACCACGGTGAAGGCGAAATAAGCCGCGGTCGCCAGCACCAGCGGGTCCCACCGCACCTCGTGGCGGCGGCGGAGCAGGCGATGGAGGCTAAACCCCAGGTCGGACAGCGCCAGACCGGTGATGATCGACAACAGGCCGACCACATAGCCGAATTGATCCATCAAGCCCCCACACGTCCCTGATGCAAGCCACTGTGTCCGGCTCGCGCGCCCTTCGCAACTCGGGTGCATCACCTGAGAGCGAGCGTTGGCCTCGCGCCGCCGGGGCTCTAAGAGCCTTGGCGTCATGCCCGCCGCCGCCCAGCCCGACCGCCCGAGCGTCCGCCCCTCGTGAGGTCTCCCGCGCTGACCATCCTGCCCGTCTACGAGCGCGGGGTAACGTCCTTCCGGCGAGTGTTCCGCTCGAGCGAAGCCGCGCTGGTCTTGCTCGCGGTCGGGGTCGGTCTGGGAGCGGGGCTGCTGATGCTCGCGCAGCGCGGGCTCGCCCACTCCATCCAAGCATTGCTTTACGGCCTCAGCGGCGCGAGCCTCAGTGCCGCGCCGTCGATCGCACCGTGGCGGTTGCTCGCGCTGCCGCTC
The Sphingomonas ginsengisoli An et al. 2013 genome window above contains:
- a CDS encoding GAF domain-containing protein, which codes for MKDEFAKLVARDGDDPEIEAILLEVCHATRMGFIAVAGVTETRWVAAQVLDRIDFGLNPGDELDVKKTICDNIRECGQAIIIDRVADDPDWRTHPVPMLFGFESYASVPVVLADGQFYGTLCAIDPEERVLSGTETVALLTRCAERLAAILSARPEQVGATASPPLPA
- a CDS encoding lmo0937 family membrane protein; this translates as MLAIIAAILIILWLAGFLVFHVTSGLIHILLIVGIIVLVLHFVRGRSAV
- the trxB gene encoding thioredoxin-disulfide reductase produces the protein MSDTVSSRMIVLGSGPAGLTAAIYAARAGLQPIVIQGIQPGGQLTTTTDVENYPGFREVIQGPWLVEEMQAQAEHVGTRMVWDHIDSVELSAPPFRLKGDSGTTYTCDTLVIATGAQAKWLGLPTEEHMKGKGASACATCDGFFYRGKKVAVIGGGNTAVEEALYLTNHSHDVTLIHRRDSLRAEKILQDRLFANPHIKIIWNHEVEEFLSGGEPEALVGLRLKDRLTGATQDLTVDGAFVAIGHKPATELFVGKLDLDEDGYLAVETGSTRTSVPGVFACGDVMDKIYRQAVTAAGTGCMAALDAEKYLAAQEYQALAAE